Within the Streptomyces vilmorinianum genome, the region GTCGTTCAGCAGCGCGCGGGCGCGTCCGGCCTCGAAGGCGATCAGTGCGCGCACCGACGCGCTCGCGGTGGGCCGGGCGAGGTCGTCCTCGGTGACGTGGAAGCGCTTCATGTCCTCGGCGGGCAGGTAGATCCGGTCCCTGCCGAGGTCCTCGGCGACGTCCTGGAGGTGCTCGACGATCTGCAGGGCGGTGCAGATGGCGTCGGAGCGGCGGACGCGCTCGGGGGTGGCGGTTCCGGTGAGGGCGAGGACGAGCCTGCCGACGGGGTTCGCGGAGAGTTCGCAGTACGCGACGAGGTCGTCGTAGGTCTCGTAGCGGCGCACCAGCTGGTCCTGGCGGTTGGCCGCGACGAGGCCGAGGAAGGGCTCGGGGGTGAGGGCGCGGCGCCGCACGGTGGGCTGGAGGGCGCGCAGCAGGGGATGGCGCGGGGTGTCGTCGAAGACCCGCAGGAGGTCGGCCTCGAAGGCGTCCAGCATCGCGAGCCGGTCCTCGGCCCGCTCCGGGGCGACGCCGAGGTGGCGGGCGTCGGCCCCGCCGGGGGCGAGGTCGCCGTCGCCGATGTCGTCGACGAGGCGGGCGAAGCCGTAGACGGCCATGAGGTCGTCGCGCCAGGCGCGCGGCAGGAAGAAGGGGGCCACGGGGAAGTTCTCGTCCGCGGCCTTGTCGAGCGTGGTGCGCGAGGAGGCGTCGGGGCGCACCTGCCGGGTTCCCGTCACTGGGGGCTGCCCGACGCGGGGACGGCGACACCCTCGTGGAGCTGGAGATTTCGCGTCATGGCCGTCACATCTCCTGTTCTACACTGCCGATCCAATCCATCCTATTTCGGACACGCCACCGGTCCTCCCCAGAGGGCTCACCGCCTGACGGCCGGGATGCCTAGGGGGTAACGCCCCACTTGCCACGAATCAGCACCGGTACAGCTTACGTTGTACAACGGCCGGTGCCGCGTCGAGGGTCCGCGCCGCACGGCAAAAACATCAGCGGGCTCGCCAACCTTCCGGCGAGGGACGGGAGTTCACCTGTCCGTGATGTTCGTCCACGCCTTTCGGCCGGCGCGCGCGCCGGAGAGGACCATGGCGAGGGTGGACTCGACGACGTCCGCCCGGCGCCGTTCCGGGAGGCGCCGCAGCGGCCCGTCGAGCAGCAGCAGTGACAGTCCGTGCACCGCCGACCACGCGGCCGCCTCGTCGCCGGGACGGGCCTGGCGCGGGATGCGGGCGGTCCGGGTGAGAGCGTTCAGCGCGTCCGTGAGCAGGGCGAACGCGCGGATCTCGGGTTCCGGCTCGGGCGGCCGTCCGCTCGGCGTCCACTCCTCGCCCAGGGGCGGGCGGGGGGTGCAGAACGCCGCCCGGTAGAGGCCGGGCTGGTCCAGGGCGAAGCCGACGTAGCCGCGGCCGAGCGCGGCGAGGCGCAGCTCGGCGGCGACGGTCGGATCGTCGGCGCCGGGAGCGAGGGCGGCGGCGCGCTCCATGGACTCGGCGAGCGCCCGCTGGGCGTGGATCTTGACGGCCCGCAGCAGCTCGCCCCGGCCGTCGAAGTGCCGGTAGGCCGCGGTGGGCGAGACGCCGACCCGGCGGGCCGCCTCGCGCAGTACCACGCGTTCGGGACCACCCTCGGTGGCGAGGTCGACGGCGGCGCAGATCAGCGCGTTGCGCAGGTCGCCGTGGTGGTAGGACTTTCCCCCCGAGAACGCTGCCATGCGCTCATCCTGCCCGATGTTGACCGCATGAACATTCCAGGCGGGGGGCCGACGCGCCGCGGTTGACGACGGGGAGCGCGAAGGCCCCTGCCGAGCCGGCAGGGGCCTTCGCCAAGCGGTACGGAACGCGATGCGGGACCGCGGTGCGGGACCGCGGTACGGGACCGCGGTACGGGATCTACCGCGCGGTCTCGCGCTCGTACGCCCTCAGGACTTCCTCCGTGGGTCCGTCCATCAGGAGCTCGCCCTTCTCCAGCCACAGCACCCGGTCGCAGGTGTCCCTGATCGACTTGTTGCTGTGACTGACCAGGAAGACCGTGCCGGCCTCCTTGCGGAGCTCGCGGATGCGCTCCTCGGAGCGGATCTGGAACCTGCGGTCGCCGGTGGCCAGCGCCTCGTCGATCATGAGGACGTCGTGGTTCTTGGCGGCCGCGATGGCGAAGCGGAGCCGGGCGCCCATGCCGGAGGAGTACGTACGCATGGGCAGGCTGATGAAGTCGCCCTTCTCGTTGATGCCGGAGAAGTCGACGATCCCCTCGTAGCGCTCGCGGATCTCCTCCTTGCTCATCCCCATGGCGAGGCCGCCGAGGATCACGTTGCGCTCACCGGTGAGGTCGTTCAT harbors:
- the hpnC gene encoding squalene synthase HpnC; the encoded protein is MTGTRQVRPDASSRTTLDKAADENFPVAPFFLPRAWRDDLMAVYGFARLVDDIGDGDLAPGGADARHLGVAPERAEDRLAMLDAFEADLLRVFDDTPRHPLLRALQPTVRRRALTPEPFLGLVAANRQDQLVRRYETYDDLVAYCELSANPVGRLVLALTGTATPERVRRSDAICTALQIVEHLQDVAEDLGRDRIYLPAEDMKRFHVTEDDLARPTASASVRALIAFEAGRARALLNDGTPLVGSVHGRLRLLLAGFTAGGHAALDAIAAAGFDVLPKPPKPTKPSLMRHAGAVLLRARREG
- a CDS encoding TetR/AcrR family transcriptional regulator, whose product is MAAFSGGKSYHHGDLRNALICAAVDLATEGGPERVVLREAARRVGVSPTAAYRHFDGRGELLRAVKIHAQRALAESMERAAALAPGADDPTVAAELRLAALGRGYVGFALDQPGLYRAAFCTPRPPLGEEWTPSGRPPEPEPEIRAFALLTDALNALTRTARIPRQARPGDEAAAWSAVHGLSLLLLDGPLRRLPERRRADVVESTLAMVLSGARAGRKAWTNITDR
- a CDS encoding ABC transporter ATP-binding protein; the encoded protein is MADSTQGRVPTVIADEVHIVYRVNTGGGGKGSATAALSRILGRGKAEVTRGVRKVHAVRGVSFTAYRGEAIGLIGSNGSGKSTLLRAIAGLLPTESGKVYTDGQPSLLGVNAALMNDLTGERNVILGGLAMGMSKEEIRERYEGIVDFSGINEKGDFISLPMRTYSSGMGARLRFAIAAAKNHDVLMIDEALATGDRRFQIRSEERIRELRKEAGTVFLVSHSNKSIRDTCDRVLWLEKGELLMDGPTEEVLRAYERETAR